tTTCACTGCAGCATGATTGGCTTCTTTCTTGTTTATATCAAACCCATGGATAAGCTTAATTTGACCAGctataattacttttaatggCACCATGACAGAACTTGCACCATCAATAAAAACTGTAGatctgaaaaaataaatatccatatatttataacgatGATGTATCTTGATAATatgttgcaaataaatttttaatctcaataaaattgaaatatcttgTATAATAAAGTACTAAAGTATATGCAACACGTACAAAAATTGTGGTCTCGCACCCCCAGTTTCATATAATACGCGGACCGGTTGTTTGGCAATGTTTTGACTAAATTCATCTAAAAAGAGAaaggtaatatttaaaacatgtGTTTCCATTAtagacttttttttaaaaaaaagcttACCAATTTCCTTATGCATGAGAGAATAAAGTATTTCCCAAACTTTTTTTAGGTTTTTCTCACAATCAAGATATATTGCTCCTATCGCAGATTCAAATAAATCTCCTAAAACTTTCGGCACATCTACAGATTCAACCATTTTACATTCATCTTCTTCCAGTAAAATCCATAAAAgctgtacaaataaattaacgaaaatattcttaatttattgtGATTTCAACAACTTTACGTTCAAGAGTTTTTATGTTT
This sequence is a window from Augochlora pura isolate Apur16 unplaced genomic scaffold, APUR_v2.2.1 APUR_unplaced_3055, whole genome shotgun sequence. Protein-coding genes within it:
- the LOC144477713 gene encoding endoribonuclease Dcr-2-like; amino-acid sequence: LLWILLEEDECKMVESVDVPKVLGDLFESAIGAIYLDCEKNLKKVWEILYSLMHKEIDEFSQNIAKQPVRVLYETGGARPQFLSTVFIDGASSVMVPLKVIIAGQIKLIHGFDINKKEANHAAVKQTLKYLLHTKT